In Paractinoplanes brasiliensis, the following proteins share a genomic window:
- a CDS encoding nitroreductase/quinone reductase family protein yields MSVHEKATRPWLPPRWFIRFAWSVHRTLYRVSGGRVGLRRPSAGRYGMMRLTTIGRRSGVERGVILAYFEDGPDVVTLAMNGWGKPEPAWWLNLRSNPEATVELPDGRRLVRAHAATGEERARLWGRWREIDRKLDAYAALRPTETAVVVLAPRSREEEQR; encoded by the coding sequence ATGTCTGTGCACGAGAAGGCGACCCGACCGTGGCTGCCCCCGCGCTGGTTCATTCGGTTCGCCTGGTCGGTTCATCGGACGCTGTACCGGGTGAGCGGCGGCCGGGTCGGGTTGCGACGGCCGAGCGCGGGGCGCTACGGGATGATGCGGCTGACCACGATCGGGCGGCGTAGCGGGGTCGAGCGCGGCGTCATCCTGGCCTACTTCGAGGACGGGCCGGATGTGGTGACGCTGGCGATGAACGGGTGGGGGAAACCCGAGCCGGCGTGGTGGCTGAACCTGCGGTCGAACCCGGAGGCGACTGTGGAGTTGCCGGACGGGCGGCGGCTCGTACGGGCACACGCGGCGACCGGGGAGGAGCGGGCGCGGCTGTGGGGTCGCTGGCGGGAGATCGATCGGAAGCTCGACGCGTACGCCGCGCTGCGGCCGACGGAGACGGCGGTGGTGGTGCTGGCTCCGCGGTCGCGGGAAGAAGAGCAGCGGTGA
- a CDS encoding ABC transporter ATP-binding protein, with protein sequence MSHVTVTGLTKRFDAVEAVSDLSFEVTPGITGFLGPNGAGKTTTLRILLGLIRPTAGTATIDGKRYADLPHPRRAVGAVLEATGFHPGRTARQHLLILATGSGLPAARVDEVLDQIGLAADAGRRVGGFSLGMRQRLGLAAALLGDPAVLILDEPANGLDPAGMAWLRKLLREQADQGRTVLISSHVLAEVAQTVDRVIVISGGRLRYSGALDRLAGDGLESAFLRLTEEAPR encoded by the coding sequence ATGAGCCATGTGACAGTGACCGGCCTGACCAAGCGGTTCGACGCCGTGGAGGCCGTCAGCGATCTCAGCTTCGAGGTGACGCCTGGGATCACCGGCTTCCTCGGTCCCAACGGCGCCGGCAAGACCACCACCCTGCGCATCCTGCTCGGGTTGATCCGGCCGACCGCCGGAACAGCCACCATCGACGGCAAGCGCTACGCCGACCTTCCGCATCCCCGCCGTGCTGTCGGAGCAGTCCTCGAGGCGACCGGCTTCCACCCCGGCCGCACCGCCCGCCAGCACCTGCTGATCTTGGCCACCGGCAGCGGCCTGCCCGCTGCCCGGGTCGACGAGGTGCTCGATCAGATCGGCCTCGCCGCCGATGCCGGCCGGCGCGTCGGCGGGTTCTCGCTCGGCATGCGCCAGCGACTCGGCCTCGCGGCGGCGCTGCTCGGCGACCCCGCCGTGCTGATCCTCGACGAGCCCGCCAACGGCCTCGACCCGGCGGGCATGGCCTGGCTGCGCAAACTGCTCCGCGAGCAGGCGGATCAGGGCCGCACCGTGTTGATCTCCAGCCACGTGCTGGCCGAGGTGGCCCAGACCGTCGACCGGGTCATCGTCATCAGCGGCGGCCGGTTGCGTTACTCCGGCGCCCTGGACCGACTGGCCGGGGACGGGCTCGAGAGCGCGTTCCTGCGGCTGACCGAGGAGGCTCCCCGATGA
- a CDS encoding sensor histidine kinase, with protein sequence MEAFSRPHVADGAVAGAVLVATLLGRAGGDHLHDGVAVLLAAAAAAPLLLRSRLPFTVLAVSTVAAEVYMARYRGDNGILALSAPLVALYTVAEHSDRRRSLVLGGVVVLSIGAFHTFYAPSRVLGPENLTLVALGALAVAAGTAARHRRRYLAESEHGRELDAQRRVAEERLRIARDLHDSVGHQLALINVQAGVAAHLLTDPVPEVREALRHVRDGSKAALEELRDSVGLLRQPGEPAAPVEPTLGLAGLDDLLASFRRSGLRVDVHRQGAPPALSRPVDLTAYRVIQEALTNACKHAAGQPVQITMCFRRDELQLTVENDGPRAVPAAGHGIAGMRERVGAVGGSLRAGPRPSGGFLVAATLPGGVAT encoded by the coding sequence ATGGAGGCTTTCAGCCGCCCGCATGTCGCGGATGGCGCCGTGGCCGGTGCGGTCCTCGTCGCCACGCTGCTCGGCCGGGCCGGCGGCGATCACCTGCACGACGGCGTCGCGGTGCTGCTGGCCGCCGCGGCGGCGGCCCCGCTGCTGCTACGAAGCCGGTTGCCGTTCACCGTCCTGGCCGTCAGCACCGTCGCGGCCGAGGTGTACATGGCGCGGTATCGCGGGGACAACGGCATCCTGGCGCTGAGCGCTCCGCTGGTGGCGCTCTACACGGTGGCTGAGCATTCGGACCGCCGCCGGTCGCTGGTGCTCGGTGGCGTGGTGGTGCTGTCGATCGGCGCCTTCCATACGTTCTATGCGCCGAGCCGTGTGCTGGGGCCGGAGAACCTGACCCTGGTGGCCCTGGGCGCGCTGGCGGTGGCCGCCGGCACGGCCGCCCGGCATCGCCGCCGCTACCTGGCCGAGAGCGAGCACGGCCGCGAGCTGGACGCTCAGCGCCGCGTGGCGGAGGAACGGTTGCGCATCGCCCGCGATCTGCACGACAGCGTCGGTCATCAGCTGGCCCTCATCAACGTGCAGGCCGGCGTGGCGGCGCACTTGCTGACAGACCCGGTGCCGGAGGTGCGCGAGGCGCTGCGGCATGTCCGTGACGGCAGCAAGGCGGCGCTGGAGGAACTGCGCGACTCGGTCGGCTTGTTGCGCCAGCCGGGCGAACCTGCCGCGCCGGTTGAGCCCACTCTCGGCCTGGCGGGGCTGGATGATCTGCTGGCGTCGTTCCGGCGTTCCGGGTTGCGCGTCGACGTTCACCGACAAGGGGCGCCGCCGGCTCTCTCGCGGCCCGTCGACCTCACGGCGTACCGGGTCATTCAGGAAGCGCTGACCAACGCCTGCAAACACGCCGCCGGTCAGCCCGTACAGATCACCATGTGCTTTCGCCGAGACGAGCTGCAGCTCACCGTCGAGAACGACGGACCGCGCGCGGTGCCGGCCGCGGGTCACGGCATCGCCGGGATGCGTGAGCGGGTCGGGGCGGTGGGTGGGTCGCTGCGCGCCGGTCCCCGGCCGTCGGGCGGTTTCCTCGTGGCCGCCACACTGCCGGGCGGGGTAGCGACGTGA